One segment of Natronosalvus halobius DNA contains the following:
- a CDS encoding DUF7112 family protein, with amino-acid sequence MTDRISSDNPSVETVRATLAETATGVRIEIPGDEMGHFPDEAGEVVRFVLDGTERFGRVDRGLTGDELVVPGLYETPDQARDPRDGVDALPDWIDDHGARRGGSVLLDVVEPDFLYGVRAPGESAVYDAHEPPSTSLQDIAKGLEDQ; translated from the coding sequence ATGACCGATCGAATTTCGAGTGACAACCCGAGCGTCGAGACGGTTCGAGCGACGCTGGCGGAGACCGCCACCGGCGTTCGCATCGAGATCCCCGGCGACGAGATGGGACATTTTCCCGACGAGGCGGGCGAGGTCGTCCGATTCGTCCTGGACGGAACCGAGCGATTTGGCCGGGTCGATCGCGGCCTGACCGGCGACGAACTGGTCGTCCCCGGTCTCTACGAGACGCCGGACCAGGCGCGAGATCCGCGCGACGGCGTCGACGCCCTGCCCGACTGGATCGACGACCACGGCGCTCGCCGCGGCGGGTCGGTCCTGCTCGACGTCGTCGAACCCGACTTCCTCTACGGCGTTCGCGCCCCTGGCGAGAGCGCTGTCTACGACGCCCACGAACCGCCGTCGACGAGCCTCCAGGACATCGCGAAGGGGCTCGAGGACCAGTAG
- a CDS encoding TetR/AcrR family transcriptional regulator, translating to MTDESARDEIMTATYEALCKHGYTELTTQAIADQTDKSKSLLFYHYDSKDDIVSAFFDFLLEHFDERLAASQEVSPVDRLAALVDWFLYDPDDDERASFHTAMLELRAQAPYNERFQAHLRRSDDALRAAFEGILQDGLEAGVFRDHDPAETATVLIAALDGARIRQLTMDRDAYLEEVRSGVANVVVADLLVEGESFPERGAVSLEAADADTAAGDDPE from the coding sequence GTGACCGACGAGAGCGCCCGCGACGAAATTATGACGGCGACCTACGAGGCTCTGTGCAAACACGGCTACACGGAACTCACCACACAGGCCATCGCCGACCAGACGGACAAGAGCAAGTCCCTGCTGTTCTATCACTACGACTCCAAGGACGACATCGTCTCGGCATTTTTCGACTTCCTGCTCGAGCACTTCGACGAGCGCCTCGCGGCCAGCCAGGAGGTATCCCCGGTCGACCGTCTGGCCGCACTCGTCGACTGGTTCCTCTACGACCCCGACGACGACGAGCGCGCATCCTTTCACACGGCGATGCTCGAATTACGCGCCCAGGCGCCGTACAACGAGCGGTTCCAGGCACACCTCCGGCGCAGCGACGACGCGCTCCGTGCAGCGTTCGAGGGAATCCTCCAGGACGGCCTCGAGGCCGGCGTCTTTCGCGACCACGACCCCGCGGAGACGGCGACGGTGCTGATCGCCGCCCTCGACGGCGCGCGCATCCGGCAGCTGACGATGGACCGGGACGCCTATCTCGAAGAGGTGCGGTCAGGCGTTGCCAACGTCGTCGTCGCGGACCTGCTCGTCGAGGGCGAATCCTTCCCCGAGCGAGGGGCCGTCTCGCTCGAGGCCGCGGACGCGGACACGGCGGCCGGTGACGACCCCGAATGA
- a CDS encoding MATE family efflux transporter, giving the protein MSRKRDRSVNVTDGDLFKPLLVLSAPIVFSQLLQVGYNLADTFWVGHLGSDAVAALSYSWAIVFLMVSIGGGLTAAGTVLVSQYKGAEDFRKSHHVAGQTLSFVTVVAFVFGALGFALSPWLIQLVGAEPGTAAYTYAVNYTRIIFVSVGFMFWFFIFDALSRGWGDTRTPMYLMALSVTMNVVLDPILILGFVDNPIFAWIGATGLESTLYAQTGFTGFGVEGAAVATVFSRGVAALVGLYLLFSGRVGLEPTLADLRLELPTVKKILEIGGPIATEQGFRSSGIALLTALVAIAGTDAVAAYGIANRLSSLLFLPALGLARGTEAVVGQNLGAEQVGRAWKAVKLSSVVVVGIFVAVVAVAYPLAEPITAVFIQGEGSEQVVTYGAAFILIAGPSYIFMGVFQVLLGGLRGSGSTRAAMFLSIQELWMYRIPISAIAILHFGLGIYGVWYAIALSYVLSAIVTAVWFLRGTWTDNVVTEDVASAPAGD; this is encoded by the coding sequence ATGAGCCGAAAACGCGACCGATCGGTCAACGTCACGGACGGCGACCTGTTCAAGCCCCTCCTCGTGCTGTCGGCCCCCATCGTCTTCTCCCAACTTCTGCAAGTGGGCTACAACCTCGCAGACACCTTCTGGGTCGGTCACCTCGGGAGCGACGCCGTCGCCGCACTCTCCTATTCCTGGGCTATCGTCTTCCTGATGGTGAGCATCGGGGGTGGCCTCACCGCCGCGGGAACCGTCCTGGTCTCTCAGTACAAGGGCGCGGAGGACTTCCGGAAATCTCACCACGTCGCTGGACAGACCCTCTCGTTCGTGACCGTCGTCGCCTTCGTCTTCGGCGCGCTCGGCTTCGCGCTCTCGCCCTGGCTGATCCAGCTGGTGGGCGCCGAACCGGGCACCGCCGCTTACACCTACGCGGTCAACTACACCCGGATCATCTTCGTCAGCGTCGGTTTCATGTTCTGGTTCTTCATCTTCGACGCCCTCTCGCGAGGCTGGGGCGACACCCGGACGCCGATGTACCTGATGGCGCTCAGCGTGACGATGAACGTCGTCCTGGACCCCATCCTCATCCTGGGATTCGTCGACAACCCGATCTTCGCCTGGATCGGCGCGACTGGTCTCGAGTCGACGCTCTACGCACAGACCGGTTTCACCGGCTTCGGCGTCGAGGGAGCCGCGGTGGCGACGGTCTTCTCTCGCGGCGTCGCCGCCCTCGTCGGCCTCTACCTGCTCTTCAGCGGACGGGTCGGGCTCGAGCCGACCCTCGCGGACCTGCGCCTCGAACTGCCGACGGTGAAGAAGATCCTCGAGATCGGTGGGCCCATCGCGACCGAGCAGGGCTTTCGCTCCTCGGGGATCGCCCTGCTGACCGCGCTGGTGGCAATCGCCGGAACCGACGCGGTCGCGGCCTACGGGATCGCTAACCGGCTCTCCTCGCTGCTCTTCTTGCCGGCGCTCGGGCTGGCCCGCGGCACGGAAGCCGTCGTCGGGCAGAACCTCGGCGCCGAGCAGGTGGGCCGGGCCTGGAAGGCCGTCAAGCTGAGTTCCGTCGTCGTCGTCGGAATCTTCGTCGCCGTCGTCGCGGTCGCCTACCCGCTGGCCGAACCGATTACCGCCGTCTTCATCCAGGGCGAGGGGAGCGAGCAGGTCGTCACCTACGGCGCCGCGTTCATCCTGATCGCGGGGCCCTCCTACATCTTCATGGGCGTCTTCCAGGTGCTGCTGGGTGGCCTCCGGGGCAGTGGCAGCACCCGCGCGGCGATGTTCCTCTCGATTCAGGAACTCTGGATGTATCGCATCCCCATCTCGGCGATCGCCATCCTCCACTTCGGGCTGGGCATCTACGGCGTCTGGTACGCCATCGCCCTCTCGTACGTCCTATCGGCCATCGTCACCGCCGTCTGGTTCCTGCGCGGGACCTGGACCGACAACGTCGTGACCGAGGACGTCGCGTCGGCACCCGCCGGTGATTGA